A single window of uncultured Pseudodesulfovibrio sp. DNA harbors:
- a CDS encoding glycyl radical protein, with product MTNLSMIKDSDSSASPSMGYGIDWDTAEDRVKELKDFLMNAPQVMDPERLQFLNEVYEKYQGESTFYIRAKLFERVLTKKNIFLDGNPIVGTLTGVRAGVYAYPEWNVSWIKEEMQMAKMASLGEMKIPAETQELLEKTYKLWKGRTCIDLNNKLFKEKYGINPKPYAKAGMYYENVSVASGSGIADYPMALNKGLRWLIDDVKKRFEDCPTTLENKEKHDLYRSMLVTLEAVIAHSHRYADLAEKTAADESDPKAKKELLEIAEICRRVPEFPARNFREAIQSFWFIHLAIEIEQMACATSPGRYGQYMYPFFKKDIDEGNLTREQVSTLLKFQWIKHLELAEYQGNSYALTLSGHTGQSITIGGVDADGNDASTELEEMLLDTQVKMKNIQPTLTLLYHPKMKESYLKKVVECIRGGSGQPQILNNNVVIQRNLSRFGQYEGGISLEDARNCGNYGCVSTGICGKGSFITQEDQPCLAKIVEVMLNNGKCPVTKKKVGVETGDPAEFTSFDEVYDAYKKQLDHLFNISRKHSDLSQMARLQVVPSVFRSAMYDGCIEKGVCEEAGGTRFPQVNPIMTAGIDAANSLLAIKHLVFDTKKLTMQEMLDAIKSNFEGCEDIRKMCFEAPKHGNDQPEVEGFVQQYYRDVDAIHHAQGPDCFGYRTPLDAYSLSYHNYFGALMGALPNGRKAGVALTDGSVSAMPGTDHEGITALIKSGAEAIDTVRYGANHFNVKFSPSVMEGPQGARTLVSLIKTYCDFGGSHIQFNCVDSKTLKDAQVNPKEYSDLVVRVAGFSAYFTRLDMGVQNEIIKRTEYNS from the coding sequence ATGACCAATCTTTCCATGATAAAAGATTCTGATTCCTCTGCCTCCCCCTCCATGGGGTATGGCATCGACTGGGACACCGCCGAAGACCGCGTCAAGGAGTTGAAAGACTTCTTGATGAACGCTCCGCAGGTAATGGACCCTGAACGCCTGCAATTCCTGAACGAAGTCTATGAAAAATATCAGGGTGAATCCACTTTCTACATCCGCGCCAAGTTATTTGAGCGTGTCCTGACCAAAAAGAACATCTTTCTCGACGGCAACCCCATCGTTGGTACACTGACCGGCGTACGAGCCGGTGTATATGCATACCCCGAATGGAACGTGTCCTGGATCAAGGAAGAAATGCAGATGGCCAAAATGGCTTCTCTTGGCGAAATGAAGATTCCCGCCGAGACACAGGAGCTGTTGGAAAAGACATACAAATTGTGGAAAGGCCGCACCTGCATTGATCTGAACAACAAACTGTTCAAAGAAAAATACGGCATTAACCCCAAGCCGTATGCAAAAGCTGGCATGTACTATGAGAATGTCAGTGTCGCGAGTGGTTCCGGTATTGCCGATTACCCCATGGCATTGAACAAAGGGTTGCGCTGGCTCATTGATGACGTAAAAAAACGCTTCGAAGATTGCCCCACCACACTGGAAAACAAGGAAAAGCACGACCTGTATCGGTCCATGCTCGTCACCTTGGAGGCTGTCATCGCCCACTCTCACCGCTATGCAGACCTCGCCGAAAAGACCGCTGCCGATGAAAGTGATCCCAAGGCCAAGAAAGAGCTGTTGGAAATCGCTGAGATCTGCCGCCGCGTCCCTGAATTCCCGGCCCGCAATTTCCGCGAAGCCATCCAATCCTTCTGGTTCATCCATCTGGCCATTGAAATCGAACAGATGGCATGCGCAACGTCCCCCGGTCGTTACGGTCAGTACATGTACCCCTTCTTCAAAAAAGACATCGACGAAGGCAACCTCACACGTGAGCAGGTCTCCACGCTGCTCAAATTCCAATGGATCAAGCACCTCGAACTGGCTGAATATCAGGGCAACTCATACGCTCTCACCCTTTCCGGCCACACAGGACAGAGCATCACCATTGGTGGTGTAGATGCCGACGGCAACGATGCCAGCACCGAGCTGGAAGAAATGCTGCTCGATACTCAGGTCAAGATGAAAAACATTCAGCCCACGCTGACCCTGCTCTATCATCCCAAGATGAAAGAATCCTACCTGAAGAAAGTTGTGGAATGCATCCGCGGCGGTTCTGGCCAGCCCCAGATTTTGAACAACAACGTCGTTATTCAGCGTAACCTCTCCCGCTTCGGTCAATACGAAGGCGGCATCTCTCTGGAAGACGCCAGAAACTGCGGCAACTACGGTTGTGTCTCCACGGGTATCTGCGGAAAGGGCAGCTTCATTACTCAGGAAGATCAACCCTGCCTCGCAAAAATCGTCGAAGTCATGCTGAACAACGGTAAATGCCCTGTCACCAAAAAGAAAGTTGGTGTTGAGACCGGCGATCCAGCCGAATTCACATCCTTTGACGAGGTGTACGATGCCTATAAAAAGCAACTCGATCACCTCTTCAACATCTCCCGGAAGCACTCTGATCTGAGCCAGATGGCCAGACTTCAGGTCGTTCCGAGCGTCTTCCGCTCCGCCATGTACGACGGCTGCATCGAAAAGGGTGTCTGCGAAGAGGCTGGCGGTACCCGTTTCCCGCAGGTCAATCCCATCATGACCGCTGGTATTGATGCCGCGAACTCCCTGCTCGCCATCAAGCATCTTGTCTTCGATACGAAGAAATTGACCATGCAAGAGATGCTTGACGCCATCAAATCAAACTTCGAAGGCTGCGAAGACATCCGCAAAATGTGCTTTGAAGCACCCAAACATGGCAACGACCAACCTGAAGTGGAAGGCTTTGTGCAGCAATACTACAGGGATGTAGACGCCATCCACCACGCTCAGGGACCGGACTGCTTCGGATACCGCACTCCGCTGGACGCATACTCCCTGTCCTACCACAACTACTTCGGCGCACTCATGGGCGCTCTGCCCAACGGACGCAAAGCCGGTGTAGCGCTGACCGACGGTAGTGTCTCCGCCATGCCCGGTACAGACCATGAAGGCATCACCGCCCTCATCAAGTCCGGTGCAGAAGCCATCGACACGGTCCGCTACGGAGCAAACCACTTCAACGTGAAGTTCTCTCCCTCGGTTATGGAAGGACCTCAGGGCGCACGCACACTGGTCTCTCTGATCAAGACATACTGCGACTTTGGCGGATCCCACATCCAGTTCAACTGCGTAGATTCCAAGACTCTGAAAGATGCCCAGGTCAATCCAAAGGAATACTCGGACCTGGTTGTCCGCGTTGCCGGTTTCAGCGCCTACTTCACTCGTCTGGACATGGGTGTACAGAATGAAATCATCAAACGTACGGAATACAACTCCTAA
- a CDS encoding sigma 54-interacting transcriptional regulator, protein MYFDEKKFFNVSRESVLTPSMKAIWDDMGLGVAVVDANGICEYMNPIQSQVDGFGRIPVVGQHITSLYVPHELECIPTMECLQKGQPLLKKSYFYKTTNNYLASTVSDFFPLFDNGKKDGVIAFTIWTGTTSLVKRQRRPAKAIVPGRSSYEYYTFDSLVGKDDALIEVLNEARTAAQAPSPVMIWGESGTGKELFAQAIHAASERCDHPLVPVNCAAIPENLLEGILFGTAKGAYTDAADKPGLFEEADGGTLLLDELNSMPMGLQAKLLRVLQEKRVRRLGSRTEIPVDVRVISILNVDPLYAVEQKILRRDLFYRLAVVGLAVPSLSQRKQDIPLLARTFIDRSEQRKGRKVISIDDDVLRMFHDYEWPGNIRELLHVIEGSLALIGDRLSIDWGCLPRHFRDACRNAAAPQITESISPEPVLSQATEKAFYDYHAVKRSSVVSLKGCVQEYEAECIRNVLRVTGGNVAKAARIMEITGAGLRYKIKQLNIEEED, encoded by the coding sequence ATGTATTTTGACGAAAAAAAGTTCTTTAATGTCAGTCGTGAAAGCGTTTTGACACCTTCCATGAAAGCCATTTGGGATGATATGGGACTTGGGGTCGCCGTCGTGGATGCCAATGGTATCTGTGAATACATGAATCCCATTCAGAGTCAGGTGGACGGTTTTGGACGGATACCTGTGGTTGGGCAACACATAACAAGTCTTTATGTGCCACACGAGTTGGAGTGTATTCCCACCATGGAATGTCTACAGAAGGGGCAACCGCTTCTCAAGAAGAGTTATTTTTACAAGACGACAAATAATTATCTTGCCAGCACGGTTTCTGATTTCTTTCCGCTGTTTGATAACGGAAAAAAGGATGGCGTCATTGCCTTTACCATTTGGACCGGCACGACGTCACTGGTGAAGAGACAAAGGCGTCCTGCCAAGGCGATTGTTCCTGGGCGAAGCTCTTATGAATATTATACATTCGACAGTTTGGTCGGGAAAGATGATGCCCTGATTGAAGTGCTGAACGAAGCGCGAACTGCTGCGCAGGCTCCGTCTCCTGTGATGATTTGGGGAGAAAGCGGGACGGGTAAGGAGTTGTTTGCTCAGGCAATTCATGCTGCGAGTGAGAGGTGTGATCATCCCCTTGTTCCGGTGAACTGTGCGGCTATCCCCGAAAATTTGTTGGAAGGTATTCTCTTTGGGACGGCTAAGGGGGCGTATACTGACGCTGCTGACAAGCCGGGGCTTTTTGAAGAAGCTGATGGTGGAACATTGCTTCTTGATGAGCTGAACTCCATGCCCATGGGATTGCAGGCCAAGCTTCTTCGTGTGCTTCAGGAGAAACGTGTGCGTCGACTCGGGTCGCGTACGGAAATCCCTGTGGACGTGCGAGTTATCAGTATATTGAATGTCGATCCGCTTTACGCAGTGGAGCAGAAAATATTGCGGCGTGATTTGTTTTATCGTCTTGCTGTCGTGGGGCTTGCCGTGCCGAGCTTAAGCCAGCGTAAGCAGGATATTCCGTTGTTGGCTCGAACGTTTATTGATCGTTCAGAGCAGCGGAAAGGCAGAAAGGTGATCAGTATTGATGACGATGTCCTTCGTATGTTTCATGATTATGAATGGCCAGGTAATATTCGTGAGCTGCTTCATGTCATTGAGGGAAGTCTTGCTTTGATTGGCGATCGCCTTTCGATTGATTGGGGGTGCCTCCCGCGTCATTTCAGAGATGCCTGCAGAAACGCTGCCGCACCGCAAATTACCGAGTCCATTTCGCCTGAACCAGTGTTGAGTCAGGCGACGGAAAAGGCTTTTTATGATTACCATGCGGTCAAAAGAAGCAGTGTGGTTTCACTCAAGGGGTGTGTGCAGGAGTATGAGGCGGAGTGTATCCGCAATGTGTTACGGGTGACGGGCGGTAATGTGGCCAAGGCCGCTCGGATAATGGAAATCACCGGTGCTGGTTTGCGGTACAAAATTAAACAGCTGAATATTGAAGAAGAGGATTAG
- a CDS encoding sulfite exporter TauE/SafE family protein, translating into MPDPIYIMVFCAWFVGGFVSGVSGIGGAMVAVPVAAMFIPMHDLIPLSCILNVIMDGCIACMHFRHCRVSALWPMLVGSIPGAIIGLFILQFVSGAILQGAVGALLLYYVYWQQTFHVKEVHEESWGRGGAAGFGAGLLGTAISFDGPPIGAYGLYVNWKPRVFLGTLGVFFVIRGTMTCVLQASAGLYTPELFDYVIYGVPATILGTFCAFPVVKHINVETFRRVLMAVIVLAGIVCLGRSLL; encoded by the coding sequence ATGCCTGATCCAATATACATCATGGTTTTCTGCGCGTGGTTTGTTGGCGGCTTTGTTTCCGGCGTCAGCGGCATTGGAGGGGCCATGGTCGCAGTCCCTGTGGCCGCCATGTTCATCCCTATGCATGACCTGATCCCTCTCAGTTGCATCCTGAATGTCATCATGGACGGTTGTATCGCGTGCATGCATTTCCGCCATTGCCGCGTATCAGCTTTATGGCCCATGCTCGTCGGGTCCATCCCTGGAGCTATTATAGGGCTGTTTATCCTTCAATTTGTCTCCGGTGCCATCTTGCAGGGAGCCGTCGGCGCTTTACTTTTATACTATGTATATTGGCAACAGACATTTCATGTAAAAGAAGTCCACGAAGAATCATGGGGGCGGGGAGGAGCGGCCGGATTCGGCGCAGGCTTGCTGGGAACAGCCATTTCTTTCGATGGGCCGCCTATTGGGGCGTACGGTCTGTACGTCAACTGGAAACCTCGGGTCTTTCTTGGAACCCTTGGTGTATTCTTTGTTATCAGAGGTACCATGACCTGCGTCCTGCAAGCCTCGGCAGGTTTGTACACCCCGGAATTATTCGACTATGTCATATATGGAGTTCCGGCCACTATTCTAGGAACATTTTGTGCCTTTCCCGTTGTGAAACACATCAATGTCGAGACATTCAGACGCGTTCTCATGGCCGTCATTGTACTGGCAGGTATAGTCTGCTTGGGGCGTTCCTTGTTGTAA
- a CDS encoding DUF4125 family protein has product MSKNTRTNLIKEIINLELDMFLAVKNQGGTSMCQERPESFRIMREITHRVLSDEFLQSYRNDLQHAEKKGRNFMTEKYALMDQLIPSISTDPRIKKIVAIESAWRKDVAKEFPHTIHPDGHESFCLYLGCELETYSTSTMDAYEICVQNAQKEKMNLVQERYELLMVKLGHGSLRNCEANLIAQHSHTTGKSFDA; this is encoded by the coding sequence ATGTCAAAAAACACTCGTACAAACCTCATTAAGGAAATCATAAATCTTGAACTGGACATGTTCCTTGCAGTAAAAAATCAAGGCGGCACATCCATGTGTCAAGAACGGCCTGAATCATTTCGCATCATGCGCGAAATCACGCACAGAGTTCTCTCGGACGAGTTTCTCCAGTCCTACCGCAACGACTTGCAACATGCTGAAAAAAAAGGGCGTAACTTCATGACCGAAAAATACGCGCTTATGGACCAATTGATTCCGTCCATCAGCACAGATCCACGTATTAAAAAAATCGTCGCCATAGAAAGCGCATGGCGCAAAGACGTTGCCAAGGAATTCCCTCATACAATCCACCCCGATGGGCATGAGAGCTTTTGTCTCTATCTCGGTTGCGAGCTCGAAACTTACTCCACTTCCACCATGGATGCGTACGAAATATGCGTACAAAACGCCCAAAAAGAAAAAATGAATTTGGTTCAGGAACGGTATGAACTTCTGATGGTTAAACTGGGGCATGGCTCGCTGAGAAACTGTGAAGCAAACCTGATCGCGCAACACTCACACACGACAGGAAAATCATTCGATGCCTGA